The sequence accAACCTTGGAGtggatgggctacagcagcagaagaccacacagaagatggaaaaatgttgcctggtttGGATTTTAGTGGAAACATTCaaatggtagggtcagaattggATTaagcaacatgaaaacatggatgtaCCTGCCTTTTGTCAACATTCCAGCTTGGTGGTGGTATAATGGTGTAGGGGATACATTTATGGGGCAATTTGAGCCACTTATTGTGAACTGAGCATCATCATCAGTAtaattttaaagaattaaagcagttatGATGACAAAATGACCTGGTACCAGCAAAGTGGACCTAATAAATAAAAGCGAGGAAATGAATGTTTGTGTGcagtaaagataaaataaactcaTCTGAGTACTAACATCTCGGTTAGGAGACAAAAATTTCCTCCAGTGAGGTCACATCTGCGACAGGCTAAGCTTAATTCCTCCCAATTCCTCCCTGTATAAAAACCTAGATGAGCTTTTGAGGTGGTTGCAATAAACTGAAACAGGTCTGTCCGAGAGGATTTCACCACCGTGGGTGGAATCAATGTAgattttcctgtgtgtgtgtaaacagcAACTAGCCACACAGTTGTTCAGGATTTCACATGACCTCTCAAGAGCGTGTCAGGGCCAAGAACAGGCAGACAAGAATTTATTCTTGCTAGTTGACAGGCCAACTTCAGAATTAAAGGcaaaacaaggaaaataaaGGATGAGTACAGTAAGAGGAGACAACCGCATCAGTGAGGAGGGGGAGACAAAAAGAGAGAGGAGCATTTCCACTCATCTGACACACTTGTGTCGTCGGGGGCAACGGTGCATACCTTCTTTGGCAGCCTGCCAGAACTCAAACGCCACTCTGAAAGCTTGAGCCACCGTTAAGGTTACCGCCTGGGCCTGTTGGGAGGAAGGCAAAGAGACAGAGCAGAGTGAGAGATGAATGATACATACATGCATCTCATCAACAGGAAGAAAGATCCAGGAGGGCTGAGGAGCTATCACTGTGATGCAAACAGGAACTGACCACAAACACATAAGGTTTCCTTAGTTACTTGAAGAGAAGCAAAAGAAACAAGCAGACTCCATGAAGCTGTTTATATAACTGGGAGGATACGTGGCCCTTTGGCCACAACTAAATTAGTGAGGGGAAGGAAGAGGGAGTGGCTCACTTGTTCAGAAAGCCTCCAGGGATGTGAGAATGCCAAGAGAGGAATCACAGCCTCCTCGCTCTTCATGCTCTCACTTCTTTCTTCCTTGTGACTTCATATTTATTAATGTAAGCATGTAGTCATCCTCAGGTCTGCATGCACAACACTCACTATACTCTATACACTACACACACTATACTACATGAAGCACAAGCTGAACATAATACCTAAATACAGAACTGTTGCTATTTGTAGCTGTAGTCTGCAAGTTTATTTAATGAACCATttatggatatatatatataaccagTGGTATTTAAAgaattgtttaatattttaggaAATACAATCAATCACTTCGTAAAAGTCTTCTAGTTCCTGTTCAGCTAGTTCCTGTTTATAGTTACCACCCTATCCACGCTATTTCCTGTGCCCCCTGCACAATACATGAAATAAGATGTGGTGTGACTGCAACTAAAGTGTGTGCTGGTGGGATGTTTGGTTACTTTCACAAAGAGCTTTTCAGTTTAAACACTACAAGTAGGTCAATGAAAAAGCTACCCTGAGtgatctttattcatttatttattttcaacttgATCCCACGAATCAgacaactttgtgtgtgtgcatctaaAAGGCACATAATTACACAATCTTAATTACTTACCATTTTTCTCTTGGAGCAGAGAAAGGCATGGCACTCTAGAGTCTCGTTGTGTTGGCTCTGGACGATGTAGGCAAACACTTTGTCGTGCATCTTGTCTGCAGTGCAGTATGATATTCTGAAACAGACAGACTTTAATAAAAACCCTTAATTCTTCGTATTCTTATTCCAGACAAAGGAGGACTGCAGGAACTTTATCTGCATTAACCCCTTAAGCTCATAAAACAATCTGATTTAAAATTACTTAtcaacaatttattttttaaaagataaaagcacTGTCACTCTTAAAACCACTCACcactgaaaacaacaaatacacacaagcTGTGAATgtgcaaaactaaaaaatgtcaCCAACTTGAATGCAACAAGTGCACAGATTTCTGCTCCTATTTTGCCAAAGGCGTGACTTTCTTTCCTGCTACTCCttcacacacccactgtgttAATCTCTGACACACACTTTTTAAGTCATAGCTTTCAGATAGGCTCCTGGAAATGACCTGATGGGGCTCAAAGAGGCAGAAGTGCTGCATGTGTGTCAGTTTGAGGTGTAGATGATTTTCTGGTGTGTGATTCCTGCACCAGTCTTGCTCATCAATCTCAGGTGCAGAGTAAGCTTATAAATCAAGCCATAATGGCTTACAAATAGCTTTTCCTCACATTTGAGCATGTTGCCATTACTGTAATAACAGAGGGTTGTGAAAGGTAAAACTATGGAGATTATAATGAATGTCTGTCATCTGGTCTTCATCTGCTTGTCTTTATATGATgacaaataaatagatatagacaaacaaataaaagaaagtgtGAAGTGAAAAACCACAGCTATAAGTAAGATTTAGAGCGACTGTTTGGGCAGGAGGGTGTTGAGGAAATTTGGTGTCCAAGGCAAATCGATCTTTTTATTGGTCGTCCATCCTTTTTGCAGATGTCTGAGGGTCGTTGAGATACAAACAGCAGCTATACGTTTCCATGCCATCCTGAGGTCACAGTTGGACACAAATCCTTACACAATCACTACAAGTTTCTGACTTTATATTCAAATGaaggagtttttattttaggcagtgggggcagctgcctgaGCAAAGAAGCCCAGAtgtccctctccctggccacattcggCAGCTCTTCCAgagggatcccaaggcattcccaggccaacAGCGAGACatagtccctccagtgtgtcctgggtcatCCCTGGggcctcctcctggtgggatgtGTCTGGAACACCTCATggaggaggcatcctgaccagatgtctGAGCCACCTCacctggctcctcttgatgcagaGGAGCACCAACTATACTCTGAGCCCCGAAtagatcaccaagcttctcaccctatctctaagggagagccgtccaccctgcagagaaaactcattttggccgcttgcattcgagatctcgttctctcggtcactacccacagctcatgaccataggtgagtgtaggaacgtagatcaaccagtaaatcgagagctttgccttttggctcagttccttcttcaccacgacaaactgatgcagagtccgcatcagtGCAgactaggcctgtcgcgataagcaataagtcaattaattgaacgataagaaaataagagcacgataagtttgccggccgcgataatttttattagtcccccctttaccatagactgtgtatgacaataggtttcactatggagtatttcgactaaacgctctggtttcttgcggagtgatctctctggtgtcatacttgacagcagcatgttgcagcacgagccggtaagccgcatttgttttgcagggctgccaacacgcaatggccgtgagacttgcgtatttaagtggcttctcacgctcttgcgctaaacctccgattctcatgctgaaatatgtaaataagtcgaatggagaaattacagatgcaagcacctcctcttttatcatttcgctgctccccacatgtaagcagaacacacacattctagcttacgacgtcagtacaaagcccccacttcctggtctaccgtaataacccctgtaatccgcaggcacattacgcaaatagagtcagcctatatactagcgtatttgacaaaatacacattaagagcaatgccggctaatcgagaggtttgggaggattcccagtgggccgcattacttttgggccggcgtcccggcgtatgtgaaaaggcgcttttatttatttagtttattgatctttgaaaatgtgtacttgcattattatggtatatgtcattatattagttgagaatggtctcaaaatgacacattagcgctttgcgcaatattatcgtttatcccgataatttctgagaaaatttatcgtacagctaaatttgttatcgtgacaggcctagtgCAGACATggctcccgctccatccttccctcaatcgtgaacaagaccccgagataagtgaactcctccacttggggcaggaccctatcgcagacccggaaagagcactccacccttttccggctgaggaccatgatctcggacttggaggtgctgattctcatcccagcagcttcacactcggctgcgaatcgctccagtgagagctaaagctcacggcccgatgaaaccacagaaccacatcatctgcaaagagcagagacccaatcctgaggccaccaaaccggattcCCTCAACaactcggctgcacctagaaattctgtccataaaagtgatgaacagaatcggtgacaaagggcagccttggtggagtctagtcctcactggaaacaaatctgaatGCCGACCAAGAGAAAATGTtattctgaaaaataaatataccaCGCATCTGAAGCAATTAGAGGTTTTTAAAGCCAAAGTTTCTACTTAAAGTTTAAAACACAAGgacagttttataaaaaaaaaaaaaaaaaaaacaacaacagggaAATTTGTCTTCCACACCTGGAAGGTGAATatggtttttgtttcttctggggttatttttgtctattttgaACATAGACATGATCCGTAATATTTTTAGATTCCACATGACTTGCGTGTTGCTTGTTCTTGCATTAAAGGACACAAAGATGGCTGTGTGCATGTACATGGGCGTGTTGCAAACAAGAACTGCCAAAAGCTCAATCCAAATACTTCTAATAGGGCTGTTTGCcaatatgtaaacaaaaaagcagaaataataaaaaaaagaaaaaaaaaaaagaaaaaaaagtagtcgTTGGATAACTGATCCACCGTTCTGAATATGACCTTTAGGAAAATCTTGTTAAAGTTAAGTTTACAAAAGAAGCCAACCTTCTGTTGAAATGATAAGTGGTGTATGTGAAGAAAGTTATCCTCAACTTGCAAAGACAGGAAGCAGGTGTCTTCTGGTAACAAAACTTTGAGGGAATTATTTAACATAAGCCGAGTCATCCTTGGAAAAATGATGGAAAGTCCCATTTCTCTTTGATAACTCATAAAAAGTGGAATTTTAGAAAAGGGATATGAGCTTGTCTCATAAACTCTACGCCAATGGATGTCAGACAATAAGGCAGGCTGTCACAGGCAAGGGGAAATCTGGGAGGCATTTACTAGAGAAGACAAATGTCTGAGTGTGTGACACCTGAGGTAAAAGCGCAGACATACAGCTCCTGTAGCACTCCCAAAAGAGCTGAGATTAATGAGACATACTGCTGATAGACTGACTACTCCTGTTCTCTCACACAGATACAGAAACACTTTGCTGCCTCAGAGAATCGCACGTCCGAGCAGTGATAAATGAGCGAAGGAGGAGAATAATAACTTCTGTTTTAGTGTGGTTGATCAGGATGAGCAAAGCATTTCAGACTGGGCGGCCCTCACTGCCTGAGGAGCTGGACGAGGAGGACTGACCTGTATATGGAGATATTTTCTATCAGCTGGTTCGAGGCACTGTCGTAAAGGATGATCCCACGAGGAGAGACGGTTAACGTGACTTTCTGGAGTTTTTTTCCACTGGCTTTGGCCTGGAAACAGAAAGAATACAAACCACAGAAACAAAAGagggtgtgtgtgagaaagagagagagacaagaaaTCAGTCTCTTTATAAATGTCAGTTTTGTATGTGAATTACAACTTTACTAAACTGTAATCAGACCAGACAATCGAAAGCCACAAATTCCAGTCCAGTCAAGGACAGATGAAACATGTATTTAACTGCGaacaacaacaatattaaagaaaatttaaaagaacaagCCCACAATGCATTCAGATCTAATTTTACAGATCAACCTTTCACGCAGAGTTACAAATTCTAGAAAACATACCCCATTCATGAGCctagcatctttttttttttttttaaggacatAAACGACAGCTAACAGATTAGGCTAAACCAGAATTTCCCTCTTCATACATCATCATGTCCCAAGTCCCACCACTGTGCTGCCGCTAACTTCATTAGCCATGGAGCTGCCAGATCCAATAACATTAAGCTTTTTCTGCCATGATAAAGCTGGCTGAGCCATACACTGAGTAACAGTGTCCACGCTAATTGCATCCTCTTCTTAAATGTCAACCTGAGGTTTGGGTGTGGGGAGGGTGGGAGTGAACAGTCACAATTCACTGAGGTGTCAGTCAGGtcattaaaaagagagaaaactggATGACTTTTAAGTGGCAGAGTTGATGATGTGGGGAAAATATTATAAATGCCTGACGGAAACTCATTTTATGGGGGAGGTTATTTTAATAGAGATGCATTAAGAAGAGATTTGGGTGCACTGTGTTTAAGTATGTGTGTTGTCACTCACCGTAGCCACTATCCTCTTGACAGCTGCTGCCGACAGCTCCTCACCTTTAGGCTGCTCAACCATTGTGACCCCGAGGTACTTGAGATGGAACACCATGCCCTCCAGCAGGGTCTCTCTTGTGTCCGTCCAGTTCTCTGGAAGCTCTGAAAGACGGGATACACACCAGTGACACTTCTGCTATTTCTCTGGTGACcttaaaaacagactaaaacaaTGGCCGTGTACAATACTAACCAGACAGCTATGGTTGATTATGGTCATATTCCCTTTCCAACTGCGTCACAGAGCTATATCTGTTTTTCTGGGAAATAAATTAAcaagtcttttaaaaaaaagactttatctGCCTTTTAGAAAGTTGTTCAGGCAGCTGGAAACATAAATCACtgctcaaacatttatttagtatatagataatattttttctgtcctACAAAGACCAAGAAGATGTGACATTTCTAATTGTAAGGCAATGggctaaaataatttttaaaaatattattctgAAATTAAACTTGATTAAATGAATGActcaaaaacactttattcatCCTCAGAGGAAAATTGCAATGTTGCATTGTTATTTCCCCCAAttagaaataattaataattgttGTTCCAGAGGGTGATTTCTCCTGGGAGAAATGACCTTTGAACACACTActgtttcctcactgtgttgtgtcGACAATGTGAAGAaatgtccatcatgtccagatcatatatgtatatatctgctTTTTAGTACttaccatatttttattttactttaagtattttatttctatttatttcctcattttgcctttattttttaacatttttgatattctttttattatgatGCAAACACCATAAAGAGTAGCACCCCCTAATCTCGTTGTATGCTCtggtttacaatgacaataaaggctttctgattctgattctgatcagtcaccagcacagaaccaggctTCTTGATtattctttaagtctctggctctgCTGCTAACAGATAGCTGCAAAGCAGATTGCACTTTCCACAATGGATGTATAGAAAATATGCACCATCTTAGTGCAGACACTGAAGGATCTCAGCTTCCCTAATAAGTGAAGTCTGCTTTGTCCTTTCTTGTAGATGTTTCTGCCGCATTTCCAGGCTAGTCTGTCAAGCTGGTCCTCCACTTCTTCTTCCAGAAGGTAAAAAGTGCAATatcattgtttttcttccacattaAAATTGTGTGGCTAAATACATAACAAGTGAAAAATGTGAAGCACTAAgagcattttttattattatttactctTTATTTTGCATCTGTTTGCAGCTTCTACCACTATTACAGTTTGGCTAAATAAGTGTATCTAATCTGGTCATACCCATGATAAATGACTGTCTCCTTCAATTTAAGCTATTACTTTCCTTTTATCACTCCTTATAGCATGCTTATTAATCATCATAACTAcaattaaactacatttaagGGCAGTAGACAACATCTGCTATAGTATAGTCATTTTTtaataaggaaaaataaaaaactagttGCTCTTCCCCATTTCACTCTGTTCACTTACTCTCCTGCCAAAAGTTGCAATTAAGGTCATTAATGAAAGACAGCTTAAGTTCTCATTATTTCAGTATGAAGACAGCCATGTGCGTGTGATCGTGCAGCTGGAAACCACTGGAACCGATGCCTGAATTACAGTGTGCTAAATGAACTCCACATGAGATCCTGAACATTTATCAACAGTCAGACAGAACTAAATCAAGTTAATTAGTTGTATAAACAGTGGGAACAACATGGAAGCTCACACAGGCCGACAACTGCTTCATCAGTACTCAAACTATTTGCTTCGCAACAATAAACATCCCAACTTCTTCTTAAAGCCTATAAAAGGTTTATGGACTTGCCGCTA comes from Melanotaenia boesemani isolate fMelBoe1 chromosome 20, fMelBoe1.pri, whole genome shotgun sequence and encodes:
- the ldlrap1b gene encoding low density lipoprotein receptor adapter protein 1b isoform X4 → MDALKSAGRAIIRSPSIAKQSWGSGRHKKLPENWTDTRETLLEGMVFHLKYLGVTMVEQPKGEELSAAAVKRIVATAKASGKKLQKVTLTVSPRGIILYDSASNQLIENISIYRISYCTADKMHDKVFAYIVQSQHNETLECHAFLCSKRKMAQAVTLTVAQAFRVAFEFWQAAKEEKEKRVKTGSDGEGASNSQSDSSASLGSLKGGDVATGTLLDLAEGANAAQVHSGTKRTESDPFTELEDGLDEAFSSRSLDSFESYSDSLSLALTPRSWTLG
- the ldlrap1b gene encoding low density lipoprotein receptor adapter protein 1b isoform X3, whose translation is MDALKSAGRAIIRSPSIAKQSWGSGRHKKLPENWTDTRETLLEGMVFHLKYLGVTMVEQPKGEELSAAAVKRIVATAKASGKKLQKVTLTVSPRGIILYDSASNQLIENISIYRISYCTADKMHDKVFAYIVQSQHNETLECHAFLCSKRKMAQAVTLTVAQAFRVAFEFWQAAKEEKEKRVKTGSDGEGASNSQSDSSASLGSLKGGDVATGTLLDLAEGANAAQVHSGTKRTESDPFTVHNHTAENNNTVWELEDGLDEAFSSRSLDSFESYSDSLSLALTPRSWTLG